A DNA window from Vigna angularis cultivar LongXiaoDou No.4 chromosome 1, ASM1680809v1, whole genome shotgun sequence contains the following coding sequences:
- the LOC108347859 gene encoding VQ motif-containing protein 22, with amino-acid sequence MSASDDDQGMQFDEQFVVDDLDPFIEGFMDSSICMSSSKSNSSHNNNSLTPKGCAFKAVRRRSRASKTTPVTLLKANTSNFRALVQQFTGCSTTTTMSLAIHKGPITLNFQQGSKQEITKVTTPMPHVSQPQQHLIIREQHSEYCLDHVKSSTELCVPSWDSWMDNGFGFHDDFTLHELTVNAISNDIQGFFVS; translated from the coding sequence ATGAGTGCCAGTGATGATGATCAGGGCATGCAGTTTGACGAGCAATTTGTGGTGGATGATCTTGATCCATTCATAGAAGGATTCATGGATTCAAGCATATGCATGTCATCATCAAAGAGCAACTCATCACACAATAACAACAGTTTAACTCCAAAGGGTTGTGCGTTCAAAGCAGTTCGAAGGAGATCTAGGGCTTCTAAGACCACTCCCGTTACCCTTCTGAAAGCCAACACCTCCAATTTCAGGGCATTGGTACAACAGTTCACTGGCTGTTCCACAACAACAACCATGTCACTTGCAATCCATAAGGGTCCCATTACCCTAAATTTCCAACAAGGTAGCAAACAAGAGATAACAAAAGTAACTACACCAATGCCCCATGTTTCTCAGCCACAACAGCACTTGATCATCAGAGAGCAACACAGTGAATACTGCTTAGACCATGTCAAAAGCAGTACTGAGCTTTGTGTTCCATCTTGGGATAGCTGGATGGATAATGGATTTGGCTTTCATGATGATTTTACTTTGCATGAACTAACCGTGAATGCCATCTCCAATGACATCCAAGGTTTCTTTGTGTCATGA
- the LOC108347868 gene encoding copper-transporting ATPase RAN1-like isoform X1, translating into MAPSTGDLQLTSPGAGKDSDELEDVRLLDSYEKHYIEHDETKRIQVRITGMTCAACSNSVETALRSVKGVTEASVALLQNKADVIFNPSLVKDGDIKNAIEDAGFEAEILPESGPADRGGGAAMVVGQFTIGGMTCAACVNSVEGILRRLNGVKRVVVALATSLGEVEYDPNVISKDDIVAAIEDAGFEGSFVQSNGQDQVMLGVGGVYSLGDAQVLEGMLSGTKGVRQFRFDPVLNELDVAYDPEVISSRSLVDGIQLGSNGKFRLHVRNPYARMASKDGSETSNMFRLFISSLVLSVPLFFIGVICPHIPFVYSLLLWRCGPFLMGDWLKWALVSVIQFVIGKRFYIAAGRALRNGSTNMDVLVALGTTASYVYSVCALLYGALTGFWSPTYFETSAMLITFVLLGKYLECLAKGKTSDAIKKLVELTPATALLVVKDKGGRTIEEREIDSLLVQPGDTLKVLPGTKIPADGIVTWGSSYVNESMVTGESTPVSKEVNASVIGGTINMHGALHIQATKVGSDTVLSQIISLVETAQMSKAPIQKFADYVASIFVPTVVILSLLTLLCWYIAGVLGAYPEKWLPENGNHFVFALMFSISVVVIACPCALGLATPTAVMVATGVGANNGVLIKGGDSLERAQKVKYVIFDKTGTLTQGKSTVTAARVFTGMDLGEFLTLVASAEASSEHPLGKAILQYARHFLFFDESSLASGTKNDAAVFKSGWLYDVSEFSALPGRGVVCFIDGKRILVGNRKLLEENGIDISTEVENFVVELEESAKTGILVAYDDVLTGVLGIADPLKREASVVIEGLRKMGVIPVMVTGDNWRTARAVAKEVGIEDVRAEVMPAGKADVVRSFQKDGSIVAMVGDGINDSPALAAADVGMAIGAGTDVAIEAANYVLMRDNLEDVITAIDLSKKTLFRIRLNYVFAMAYNVVAIPVAAGVFFPSLRIQLPPWLAGACMAMSSVSVVCSSLLLRRYTRPKLTTILEILVN; encoded by the exons ATGGCGCCGAGCACCGGAGACCTCCAACTAACTTCCCCCGGCGCCGGCAAAGATTCCGACGAACTCGAAGATGTTCGCCTCCTCGATTCCTACGAAAAACACTACATCGAACACGATGAAACGAAGCGGATTCAGGTCAGAATCACCGGCATGACCTGCGCCGCGTGTTCCAACTCCGTCGAAACCGCTCTCAGGTCCGTTAAAGGCGTAACAGAGGCTTCCGTTGCTCTTCTTCAAAACAAAGCTGACGTCATTTTCAATCCGAGCCTCGTCAAG GATGGCGACATTAAGAATGCGATTGAAGACGCAGGTTTTGAGGCGGAGATCTTGCCGGAGTCTGGTCCGGCTGACCGCGGCGGCGGAGCCGCCATGGTGGTGGGGCAGTTTACGATCGGCGGGATGACGTGTGCGGCTTGTGTGAATTCCGTTGAGGGCATTTTGAGGAGGCTTAATGGAGTGAAAAGAGTGGTGGTGGCTTTGGCTACTTCATTGGGGGAGGTTGAGTATGATCCCAATGTGATTAGCAAAGATGATATTGTGGCGGCCATTGAAGACGCTGGTTTCGAGGGTTCGTTTGTGCAGAGTAATGGGCAGGATCAGGTTATGTTGGGGGTTGGTGGTGTGTACTCTCTGGGTGATGCTCAGGTTTTGGAAGGGATGCTCAGTGGCACTAAAGGGGTAAGGCAGTTTCGGTTTGACCCGGTGTTGAATGAGCTTGATGTGGCTTATGACCCTGAAGTTATTAGTTCGAGGTCATTGGTTGATGGGATCCAATTGGGAAGTAATGGTAAGTTTAGATTGCATGTTAGGAATCCATACGCTAGAATGGCTTCCAAAGATGGTTCGGAAACCTCAAATATGTTTCGGCTTTTCATTTCCAGCCTGGTTCTCAGT GTTCCTCTATTCTTCATTGGGGTAATCTGTCCTCATATTCCGTTTGTTTACTCCTTGTTACTTTGGAGATGTGGGCCTTTTCTCATGGGTGATTGGTTGAAGTGGGCGTTGGTTAGTGTCATTCAATTTGTGATTGGGAAACGCTTCTATATAGCGGCTGGAAGAGCTCTAAGAAATGGTTCAACAAACATGGATGTTCTGGTAGCTTTGGGAACTACAGCCTCTTATGTTTATTCCGTTTGTGCTCTTCTATACGGTGCCCTTACAGGATTTTGGTCTCCAACATACTTTGAAACAAGTGCTATGCTTATAACATTTGTATTGCTCGGCAAGTATTTGGAGTGCCTTGCCAAGGGAAAGACATCTGATGCTATTAAGAAGCTAGTGGAACTTACTCCAGCAACAGCTTTATTGGTTGTCAAAGATAAAG GTGGTAGAACTATTGAAGAAAGGGAAATAGATTCCTTACTCGTTCAACCTGGTGACACATTAAAAGTTCTTCCTGGTACAAAGATTCCTGCTGATGGTATTGTTACTTGGGGCTCAAGTTATGTAAATGAGAGTATGGTGACAGGTGAATCAACACCCGTGTCGAAGGAGGTGAATGCATCTGTTATTGGAGGTACAATTAATATGCATGGTGCCCTTCACATTCAAGCCACCAAAGTAGGATCAGATACAGTTTTGAGTCAGATAATTAGTTTGGTGGAGACAGCTCAGATGTCCAAAGCTCCCATTCAAAAGTTTGCTGATTAT GTAGCAAGCATATTTGTTCCTACGGTTGTGATTTTGTCATTATTGACACTACTGTGCTG GTATATAGCTGGGGTTCTTGGAGCATATCCAGAAAAATGGCTGCCAGAAAATGGAAATCACTTTGTTTTTGCGCTTATGTTTTCAATATCTGTTGTGGTGATTGCATGTCCATGTGCACTTGGTTTGGCAACACCAACTGCTGTCATGGTGGCAACAGGGGTTGGGGCCAACAATGGCGTGTTAATTAAAGGAGGAGACTCCTTGGAAAGGGCTCAGAAGGTGAAATATGTCATATTTGACAAAACAGGCACTCTAACTCAGGGGAAATCCACTGTTACTGCTGCAAGGGTATTCACAGGAATGGACCTCGGAGAATTTCTTACATTGGTGGCTTCTGCTGAG gCTAGCAGTGAACACCCTCTGGGAAAAGCAATATTGCAATATGCCCgccattttcttttctttgatgaGTCTTCGCTTGCCAGTGGTACTAAGAATGATGCTGCGGTGTTCAAGTCAGGGTGGCTCTATGATGTCTCAGAGTTCTCTGCTCTACCAGGACGGGGTGTCGTGTGTTTTATAGATGGGAAGCGTATTTTG GTTGGTAACCGGAAGCTGCTGGAAGAAAATGGCATAGATATTTCTACAGAAGTGGAAAATTTTGTTGTAGAGCTTGAAGAAAGTGCAAAGACAGGGATACTGGTAGCATATGATGATGTATTAACTGGAGTCTTAGGGATTGCAGACCCACTCAAGAGAGAAGCTTCGGTTGTTATAGAGGGCCTCCGGAAAATGGGAGTCATACCAGTTATGGTTACAGGAGATAACTGGAGAACAGCTCGAGCTGTTGCCAAGGAG GTTGGGATTGAAGATGTTAGGGCAGAGGTTATGCCTGCAGGAAAGGCTGATGTTGTTCGTTCATTCCAAAAGGATGGAAGTATAGTTGCAATGGTTGGTGATGGAATCAATGACTCGCCAGCATTAGCTGCTGCAGATGTAGGTATGGCAATTGGGGCAGGGACAGATGTGGCAATAGAAGCTGCTAACTACGTACTGATGAGAGATAACTTGGAAGATGTGATCACAGCCATTGATCTTTCCAAAAAGACCTTATTTCGCATTCGATTGAATTATGTATTCGCGATGGCATACAATGTTGTTGCTATACCTGTTGCTGCAGGagttttctttccttctttgaGGATCCAGTTGCCACCATGGCTTGCTGGTGCATGCATGGCTATGTCATCTGTTAGTGTGGTATGCTCTTCTCTGCTTTTGAGAAGATATACAAGGCCCAAACTCACCACAATACTTGAAATTCTTGTAAATTAA
- the LOC108347868 gene encoding copper-transporting ATPase RAN1-like isoform X2, with the protein MVVGQFTIGGMTCAACVNSVEGILRRLNGVKRVVVALATSLGEVEYDPNVISKDDIVAAIEDAGFEGSFVQSNGQDQVMLGVGGVYSLGDAQVLEGMLSGTKGVRQFRFDPVLNELDVAYDPEVISSRSLVDGIQLGSNGKFRLHVRNPYARMASKDGSETSNMFRLFISSLVLSVPLFFIGVICPHIPFVYSLLLWRCGPFLMGDWLKWALVSVIQFVIGKRFYIAAGRALRNGSTNMDVLVALGTTASYVYSVCALLYGALTGFWSPTYFETSAMLITFVLLGKYLECLAKGKTSDAIKKLVELTPATALLVVKDKGGRTIEEREIDSLLVQPGDTLKVLPGTKIPADGIVTWGSSYVNESMVTGESTPVSKEVNASVIGGTINMHGALHIQATKVGSDTVLSQIISLVETAQMSKAPIQKFADYVASIFVPTVVILSLLTLLCWYIAGVLGAYPEKWLPENGNHFVFALMFSISVVVIACPCALGLATPTAVMVATGVGANNGVLIKGGDSLERAQKVKYVIFDKTGTLTQGKSTVTAARVFTGMDLGEFLTLVASAEASSEHPLGKAILQYARHFLFFDESSLASGTKNDAAVFKSGWLYDVSEFSALPGRGVVCFIDGKRILVGNRKLLEENGIDISTEVENFVVELEESAKTGILVAYDDVLTGVLGIADPLKREASVVIEGLRKMGVIPVMVTGDNWRTARAVAKEVGIEDVRAEVMPAGKADVVRSFQKDGSIVAMVGDGINDSPALAAADVGMAIGAGTDVAIEAANYVLMRDNLEDVITAIDLSKKTLFRIRLNYVFAMAYNVVAIPVAAGVFFPSLRIQLPPWLAGACMAMSSVSVVCSSLLLRRYTRPKLTTILEILVN; encoded by the exons ATGGTGGTGGGGCAGTTTACGATCGGCGGGATGACGTGTGCGGCTTGTGTGAATTCCGTTGAGGGCATTTTGAGGAGGCTTAATGGAGTGAAAAGAGTGGTGGTGGCTTTGGCTACTTCATTGGGGGAGGTTGAGTATGATCCCAATGTGATTAGCAAAGATGATATTGTGGCGGCCATTGAAGACGCTGGTTTCGAGGGTTCGTTTGTGCAGAGTAATGGGCAGGATCAGGTTATGTTGGGGGTTGGTGGTGTGTACTCTCTGGGTGATGCTCAGGTTTTGGAAGGGATGCTCAGTGGCACTAAAGGGGTAAGGCAGTTTCGGTTTGACCCGGTGTTGAATGAGCTTGATGTGGCTTATGACCCTGAAGTTATTAGTTCGAGGTCATTGGTTGATGGGATCCAATTGGGAAGTAATGGTAAGTTTAGATTGCATGTTAGGAATCCATACGCTAGAATGGCTTCCAAAGATGGTTCGGAAACCTCAAATATGTTTCGGCTTTTCATTTCCAGCCTGGTTCTCAGT GTTCCTCTATTCTTCATTGGGGTAATCTGTCCTCATATTCCGTTTGTTTACTCCTTGTTACTTTGGAGATGTGGGCCTTTTCTCATGGGTGATTGGTTGAAGTGGGCGTTGGTTAGTGTCATTCAATTTGTGATTGGGAAACGCTTCTATATAGCGGCTGGAAGAGCTCTAAGAAATGGTTCAACAAACATGGATGTTCTGGTAGCTTTGGGAACTACAGCCTCTTATGTTTATTCCGTTTGTGCTCTTCTATACGGTGCCCTTACAGGATTTTGGTCTCCAACATACTTTGAAACAAGTGCTATGCTTATAACATTTGTATTGCTCGGCAAGTATTTGGAGTGCCTTGCCAAGGGAAAGACATCTGATGCTATTAAGAAGCTAGTGGAACTTACTCCAGCAACAGCTTTATTGGTTGTCAAAGATAAAG GTGGTAGAACTATTGAAGAAAGGGAAATAGATTCCTTACTCGTTCAACCTGGTGACACATTAAAAGTTCTTCCTGGTACAAAGATTCCTGCTGATGGTATTGTTACTTGGGGCTCAAGTTATGTAAATGAGAGTATGGTGACAGGTGAATCAACACCCGTGTCGAAGGAGGTGAATGCATCTGTTATTGGAGGTACAATTAATATGCATGGTGCCCTTCACATTCAAGCCACCAAAGTAGGATCAGATACAGTTTTGAGTCAGATAATTAGTTTGGTGGAGACAGCTCAGATGTCCAAAGCTCCCATTCAAAAGTTTGCTGATTAT GTAGCAAGCATATTTGTTCCTACGGTTGTGATTTTGTCATTATTGACACTACTGTGCTG GTATATAGCTGGGGTTCTTGGAGCATATCCAGAAAAATGGCTGCCAGAAAATGGAAATCACTTTGTTTTTGCGCTTATGTTTTCAATATCTGTTGTGGTGATTGCATGTCCATGTGCACTTGGTTTGGCAACACCAACTGCTGTCATGGTGGCAACAGGGGTTGGGGCCAACAATGGCGTGTTAATTAAAGGAGGAGACTCCTTGGAAAGGGCTCAGAAGGTGAAATATGTCATATTTGACAAAACAGGCACTCTAACTCAGGGGAAATCCACTGTTACTGCTGCAAGGGTATTCACAGGAATGGACCTCGGAGAATTTCTTACATTGGTGGCTTCTGCTGAG gCTAGCAGTGAACACCCTCTGGGAAAAGCAATATTGCAATATGCCCgccattttcttttctttgatgaGTCTTCGCTTGCCAGTGGTACTAAGAATGATGCTGCGGTGTTCAAGTCAGGGTGGCTCTATGATGTCTCAGAGTTCTCTGCTCTACCAGGACGGGGTGTCGTGTGTTTTATAGATGGGAAGCGTATTTTG GTTGGTAACCGGAAGCTGCTGGAAGAAAATGGCATAGATATTTCTACAGAAGTGGAAAATTTTGTTGTAGAGCTTGAAGAAAGTGCAAAGACAGGGATACTGGTAGCATATGATGATGTATTAACTGGAGTCTTAGGGATTGCAGACCCACTCAAGAGAGAAGCTTCGGTTGTTATAGAGGGCCTCCGGAAAATGGGAGTCATACCAGTTATGGTTACAGGAGATAACTGGAGAACAGCTCGAGCTGTTGCCAAGGAG GTTGGGATTGAAGATGTTAGGGCAGAGGTTATGCCTGCAGGAAAGGCTGATGTTGTTCGTTCATTCCAAAAGGATGGAAGTATAGTTGCAATGGTTGGTGATGGAATCAATGACTCGCCAGCATTAGCTGCTGCAGATGTAGGTATGGCAATTGGGGCAGGGACAGATGTGGCAATAGAAGCTGCTAACTACGTACTGATGAGAGATAACTTGGAAGATGTGATCACAGCCATTGATCTTTCCAAAAAGACCTTATTTCGCATTCGATTGAATTATGTATTCGCGATGGCATACAATGTTGTTGCTATACCTGTTGCTGCAGGagttttctttccttctttgaGGATCCAGTTGCCACCATGGCTTGCTGGTGCATGCATGGCTATGTCATCTGTTAGTGTGGTATGCTCTTCTCTGCTTTTGAGAAGATATACAAGGCCCAAACTCACCACAATACTTGAAATTCTTGTAAATTAA